Proteins from a single region of Amycolatopsis sp. CA-230715:
- a CDS encoding fructosamine kinase family protein: MLDLRRRGSAVYLAALGGGRVVFVKGGSGEGAVAAESAGLRWLAEHGDLPVPEVLGADDDWLVLRYLPGGRPTAEAAERFGRGLAATHLRGAAGFGCPPPAGPADAWIGLAPMRNTTHDTWAAFYAAERIQPYVRMCVDEGVFTGDDAAVFDKLCARLPELGLVEEAPARLHGDLWSGNVYWADDGEAWLIDPAAHGGHREADLAMLHLFGTPFLQHIVGGYREAAEQAGAPLADGWRDRVKLHQLFPLLVHAALFGGGYVREALAAAHTAG, from the coding sequence GTGCTCGACCTGCGGCGGCGCGGCAGCGCGGTCTACCTCGCCGCGCTCGGCGGCGGCAGGGTGGTGTTCGTGAAGGGCGGCTCCGGCGAGGGCGCGGTGGCCGCCGAGTCCGCCGGGCTGCGCTGGCTCGCCGAGCACGGCGACCTGCCGGTCCCCGAGGTCCTCGGCGCCGACGACGACTGGCTGGTCCTGCGCTACCTCCCCGGCGGCAGGCCGACGGCCGAAGCGGCGGAACGGTTCGGCAGGGGCCTCGCCGCGACGCACCTGCGCGGCGCCGCCGGATTCGGGTGCCCGCCGCCGGCGGGCCCCGCCGACGCGTGGATCGGGCTCGCGCCGATGCGCAACACCACGCACGACACGTGGGCGGCCTTCTACGCGGCGGAACGCATCCAGCCCTACGTCCGGATGTGCGTCGACGAGGGCGTGTTCACCGGTGACGACGCCGCCGTGTTCGACAAGCTCTGCGCGCGCCTGCCGGAGCTGGGCCTCGTCGAGGAGGCGCCCGCGCGGCTGCACGGCGACCTGTGGAGCGGCAACGTCTACTGGGCGGACGACGGCGAAGCGTGGCTCATCGACCCGGCCGCGCACGGCGGTCACCGCGAAGCCGATCTGGCGATGCTCCACCTGTTCGGCACGCCGTTCCTCCAGCACATCGTCGGCGGATACCGCGAAGCCGCCGAACAGGCGGGCGCGCCGCTCGCCGACGGCTGGCGCGACCGGGTGAAACTGCACCAGCTCTTCCCGCTGCTGGTGCACGCCGCGCTGTTCGGCGGCGGGTACGTCCGCGAGGCACTGGCGGCCGCACACACGGCCGGGTGA
- a CDS encoding SURF1 family cytochrome oxidase biogenesis protein, translating to MRLKFLLKPGWLALTLVVFVFAIACYTLLAPWQFSRDAEQVAQNSALQASFTAQPRPLAEALPGTTAPDAKSEWERITVTGTYLPEHEVVARLRTVQGEPAFEVLTPLRTSTGQVVLIDRGYVRPDDRSRVPPYAAPPTGSVDVVARVRTDEADPKKREAFADESTAGKLHSYVVDSRVVARAGKLDIRPGYFQLDDKQPGVLGALPLPQLEAGPYFSYALQWIAFGTMALLGWLYFTVRELKPGGALRAERESGGRRKSFSELLAEAEAEDDEPQLAAPDRR from the coding sequence GTGCGGTTGAAGTTCCTGCTCAAGCCGGGCTGGCTGGCGTTGACGCTGGTGGTGTTCGTGTTCGCCATCGCCTGCTACACGCTGCTCGCGCCGTGGCAGTTCAGCCGTGACGCCGAGCAGGTCGCCCAAAACTCCGCGCTACAGGCCTCCTTCACCGCGCAGCCGCGCCCGCTGGCCGAGGCGCTGCCGGGGACGACCGCGCCGGACGCCAAGTCGGAGTGGGAGCGGATCACCGTCACCGGCACCTACCTGCCCGAGCACGAGGTCGTCGCCCGGCTGCGCACGGTGCAGGGCGAGCCCGCGTTCGAGGTGCTGACGCCGTTGCGCACCAGCACCGGACAGGTCGTGCTCATCGACCGCGGCTACGTCCGCCCCGACGACCGCAGCCGCGTGCCCCCGTACGCGGCGCCGCCCACGGGCTCCGTCGACGTCGTGGCGCGCGTGCGGACCGACGAGGCCGACCCGAAGAAGCGCGAGGCCTTCGCCGACGAGTCCACGGCGGGCAAGCTGCACAGCTACGTCGTCGACTCGCGGGTGGTGGCGCGGGCCGGGAAGCTCGACATCCGGCCGGGCTACTTCCAGCTCGACGACAAGCAGCCCGGCGTGCTCGGCGCGCTGCCGTTGCCGCAGCTCGAAGCGGGCCCGTACTTCTCCTACGCACTGCAGTGGATCGCGTTCGGCACGATGGCGCTGCTCGGCTGGCTGTACTTCACCGTCCGCGAGCTGAAGCCCGGTGGCGCGCTGCGGGCCGAGCGCGAATCCGGCGGGCGCCGCAAGTCGTTCAGCGA